The Paramicrobacterium fandaimingii DNA segment GACCATCGTGACATACTGTCGCCAAATCACACGGAACCGCGCGAACCCCAAGTGGCACCCACTGTTGAAGTCGTAGGCTGGAAAGGCAGATCGATACGACCGAAAGCGAGGCGACATGAGTGAGTCACTCGCCCGTTTGCGCGCAGACGCGCGTCTCGAGCTTGATGTGCTCATTGAACGTCGATCGCGCGCCGGCGAAGACCCGTGGGATTTTCTTCAGTTTCTCCCCACCGTCGACCAGCTCGTCGTTCGGGCGCTCCGCGACGACGAGCTCGACCGCACAGGAAAGACCGCCGAGTTTCTGCTCGCGCGACTTGGCGAGAAGACACAGCGCCCGGATGCCGCACGGCTCCGCATCGAGGCGGATCGCCTTGAGTATGGAATTCTGCGTGAGATCGCGCATCGGCACCCCGAGCTCACACGTGCCGTGTGGACGCTCGCTGGCGACCTCGACCACGCGCAGATCTCGCCTGCAGAACCCGCCACGCGTCGCGGCGAGGAGTAGGGCGCTCCGACCGTACTCAGGCAAGGTGAGCCTCGTACATCGTAGAATCGGCTGAGCCCTCGCCCGTCGCGGTGGCTCCCAACACTATGACTCTTCCTTCGACTCTTGCGCGCGCGGCCGTTGTCGCAGCCGTCGGCTTGTCGTCCCTTGCGCTCACACCGTCAGCGACAGCCGCCGGTCACGTGTCGACCGCCGCGGAGTCCTCCGACGATGTCGTGCTCGCTGTCGAGCTGCTCGACACACCTCTTCTGCCGGACGGCGAGATGAGGGCGAGCATCACCGTCACCAATTCCACTGACGATTCGCTGTCGTCTGGGCACGTCGTGTTATCTGCCGGAGACCGTCCCGTTGAGTCCCGTGCCGCCCTGAGCACATTCCTCGACGCCACCGCGGCCGACACCGAGTCGTCGACGACTCTCGAGACTCTCGACATTCCCGCGATCGACCCGAATTCCACCTGGACGAGCACCCCGGTGACAGTGACAACAGACGACCTTGCACTTCCCGAGACGTTCGGAGCATATGCCTTTGCGGGCACATATGTTTCCGGTGCGGTCACCGCGCAATCGCGCGACGCGTTCGTCTTCGAAGCGGGCACACTCCCACAGCCGACCACCGTCGCGGTTGCCGTTCCGATCACCCTTCCCCCTGAGGCCGACAGTCTCATCAACGCCGAGGATCTTGAGGCCTACACGTCCGAGGCCGGTCTGCTCACGCAGCAGCTTGATGGCGTGCTGGGCCACAATGTCGCCATCGCGATAGACCCACGCATCATCGCGTCCATCCGCGTTCTCGGTTCGGCCGCTCCCGACACGGCCGTTGAATGGCTCGCGCGCCTCGAGAGCGCACCCAACGATACATTCCCTCTGCAGTATGCGGATGCCGATCCGACGGCGCAGCTTCAGGCGGGAGCCGAATCGCTGCAGCAGCCGTCCTCGCTGCTGTTCGGCATCGACCCGAACAATTTCACCCCGCCCGAGAACGACAACCCCGAGGCGCCCACGCCGACCGACACCGCAACGCCGAGCACAAACGACGTCGATGCGACTCCGACGCCAACGCCCCCCGTGAACTCAGACGGCATCCCCTCGCTCGAGACTCTTCTCGACTTTCCCTATACTTTCCCGTCTGCCATCTGGCCAGACGACAATACGGTGACCGCAGCCGACCTCGCTGGCTTCGAGTCGTCGAAACTGGGTCCGGTGATCATCTCGTCATCGAATACGTCCGCGGGAGCACACACCACGATCAATGGCAAGATCACGCTCGGCGACTCCACAGCC contains these protein-coding regions:
- a CDS encoding DUF6049 family protein, with amino-acid sequence MTLPSTLARAAVVAAVGLSSLALTPSATAAGHVSTAAESSDDVVLAVELLDTPLLPDGEMRASITVTNSTDDSLSSGHVVLSAGDRPVESRAALSTFLDATAADTESSTTLETLDIPAIDPNSTWTSTPVTVTTDDLALPETFGAYAFAGTYVSGAVTAQSRDAFVFEAGTLPQPTTVAVAVPITLPPEADSLINAEDLEAYTSEAGLLTQQLDGVLGHNVAIAIDPRIIASIRVLGSAAPDTAVEWLARLESAPNDTFPLQYADADPTAQLQAGAESLQQPSSLLFGIDPNNFTPPENDNPEAPTPTDTATPSTNDVDATPTPTPPVNSDGIPSLETLLDFPYTFPSAIWPDDNTVTAADLAGFESSKLGPVIISSSNTSAGAHTTINGKITLGDSTAFISDAAASRDLRRAATAASDTAQSDAISGLEAKLAIIANESGASSRSILLTLDRTWPTSAERMSSVLSILESAPGITMGSLGSLETSDRGDVSLVDKPQSDERLSTFSRIASFDDDIASFATAISDPSLLIGRHNAAKLAEYSVGWRADSTDWADDVASFEESTQDVLTSVTIVQSSPILMIADQISIKISVRNSLDLPVHVVMRAAPDNPRLAVESSELTEIPAKTQQSVAIPVTARLGNGDVNLRLNLYTADGVSITNSSTVPVTVRADWERIGTIILIGGVSLLFVFGVIRTVLRRRRERTASVIASAAEATDVDDAEHSDDAQGRRDDG